The following coding sequences lie in one Glycine soja cultivar W05 chromosome 16, ASM419377v2, whole genome shotgun sequence genomic window:
- the LOC114390855 gene encoding protein NLP7-like isoform X2, whose protein sequence is MTASENPDGYCLIKERMTQALRHFKELTEQNVLAQVWAPVRNGNRYALTTSGQPFVLDPHSNGLHQYRTASLMYMFSVDGENDEILGLPGRVFQHKIPEWTPNVQFYSSKEYQRLNHAQHYNVRGTLALPVFELAGQSCVAVVELIMTSQKINYAPEVDKICKALETVKLRSSEILEHPYNQICNEYRQYALAEILEILTAVCETHSLPLAQTWVPCKHRSVLAHGGGLKKICSSFNGCCMGQVCMSITEVAFYVIDAHKWGFHEACVEHHLQQGQGVAGRAFLSHNMCFCGNNTQFCKTEYPLVHYALMFHLNSCFAVCLQSSHTGNDDYVLEFFLPPGITDFNEQKRLLGSILATMKPHFQSLKIASGVELEGNASIEIIDARNERVHLRFESIPITQSSKSPPRHTSPNMGEGLPLEPSEPKIMAYFDGINDGGSLGDNAGGHIDQNTSLEIKTKKKPSDRKRGKAEISISLNVLQHYFTGSLKDAAKSLGVCPTTMKRICRQHGISRWPSRKIKKVNHSLSKLKCVIESVHGAEGAFGLNSLSTGSLPIAAGSFSDPFTSNKFHRQTTLTIRPSEPKINENDFDASGASETKRQVAMEDQFLGLEARTRSPEKVINDKGVSIQEIGTKGTNKFRTGSGSSGSGNPTHASCHGSPPNEFSPPKDTFVTGNSEQCLVLRGSLGSTTLHSTSTPNRATAYPMLHIVETTEPQEPFGGQLLEVAGSSKDLRNLCPSADAVLEDQVPEAYKMNPQCSDLPQMQHMDTLNKTMTPFAVRKEVNSVTIKATYKEDIIRFKISMDCGIVELKEEIAKRLKLEVGTFHNKYLDDDHEWVLIACDADLQECIDISRSSGGNIIRLVVHDILPILGSSCESSRDWKGCI, encoded by the exons ATGACAGCTTCAGAAAATCCAGATGGTTATTGTCtgatcaaggaaagaatgacacAAGCGCTTCGCCACTTCAAAGAGTTGACTGAACAGAATGTTCTTGCTCAGGTTTGGGCACCTGTGAGGAATGGAAATCGGTATGCACTTACAACTTCAGGCCAACCATTTGTTCTTGATCCACATAGTAATGGACTCCATCAGTATAGAACAGCTTCCCTGATGTATATGTTCTCTGTGGATGGAGAGAATGATGAGATCCTGGGACTTCCCGGCCGAGTTTTTCAGCATAAAATTCCAGAATGGACTCCCAATGTTCAGTTTTATTCTAGTAAAGAGTATCAGCGCCTAAATCACGCTCAACATTACAATGTCCGCGGAACCTTGGCCCTGCCTGTGTTTGAGCTTGCAGGACAGTCATGTGTGGCTGTAGTGGAGCTGATAATGACTTCACAGAAGATTAACTATGCTCCTGAGGTTGATAAAATCTGCAAAGCCCTTGAG ACAGTAAAGTTGAGGAGTTCAGAAATTTTGGAGCATCCATACAATCAG ATTTGTAATGAATACCGTCAGTACGCATTAGCCGAGATTTTGGAGATACTGACAGCTGTGTGTGAAACTCATAGTTTGCCTCTGGCACAAACATGGGTTCCATGTAAGCATCGGAGTGTCTTGGCACATGGTGGCGGTCTTAAGAAAATTTGCTCAAGTTTTAATGGTTGTTGCATGGGGCAAGTTTGCATGTCTATAACTGAGGTAGCATTCTATGTAATAGATGCTCATAAATGGGGTTTCCATGAGGCCTGTGTTGAGCATCACCTACAACAAGGTCAAGGAGTTGCTGGGAGGGCATTTTTGTCCCACAACATGTGCTTCTGTGGAAACAATACCCAGTTCTGCAAAACCGAATATCCCTTAGTACATTATGCTCTCATGTTTCATTTAAACAGCTGTTTTGCAGTATGCTTACAAAGCTCTCATACAGGAAATGATGATTATGTACTAGAGTTTTTTCTGCCTCCTGGGATCACTGACtttaatgaacaaaaaagatTGCTGGGATCCATATTGGCAACAATGAAGCCACATTTTCAGAGTCTTAAGATTGCTTCTGGTGTTGAACTTGAGGGGAATGCTTCAATTGAAATTATAGACGCAAGAAATGAAAGAGTTCATTTGAGATTTGAGTCCATTCCAATTACACAATCTTCTAAGTCACCACCTAGACATACCTCACCAAATATGGGGGAGGGGCTGCCACTGGAGCCATCAGAACCGAAAATAATGGCATACTTTGATGGTATAAATGATGGAGGGAGTCTTGGTGATAATGCAGGCGGACACATTGATCAGAACACTTCCTTAGAGatcaaaaccaaaaagaaaccCTCAGATAGAAAACGTGGAAAAGCTGAGATATCAATTAGTCTTAATGTTTTGCAACATTACTTCACAGGAAGCCTTAAGGATGCTGCAAAGAGCCTTGGTG TTTGCCCTACTACAATGAAGCGCATCTGTAGGCAGCATGGGATATCACGTTGGCCATCTCGAAAGATAAAAAAGGTTAACCATTCCCTGTCCAAGCTCAAGTGTGTTATTGAATCGGTCCATGGTGCTGAAGGAGCATTTGGTTTGAATTCTCTAAGTACTGGTTCACTTCCCATTGCTGCTGGTTCCTTTTCTGACCCTTTCACTTCAAACAAGTTCCACCGCCAAACCACCTTGACCATTAGGCCATCAGAACCTAAGATCAACGAAAATGATTTTGATGCTTCTGGAGCATCAGAAACAAAAAGACAGGTTGCGATGGAAGATCAATTCCTTGGACTTGAAGCAAGGACACGAAGTCCTGAGAAAGTGATTAATGATAAAGGAGTGTCCATTCAGGAGATTGGCACTAAAGGCACAAACAAGTTTAGAACTGGGAGTGGCTCAAGTGGCAGTGGAAATCCTACTCATGCTTCATGCCATGGTAGTCCCCCAAATGAATTCTCACCTCCAAAAGATACATTTGTAACAGGCAACAGTGAGCAATGTCTTGTGTTAAGAGGATCACTGGGGTCAACAACACTGCACTCAACTAGTACACCAAACCGTGCAACTGCATACCCTATGCTTCACATTGTGGAAACAACAGAACCTCAAGAACCATTTGGAGGACAGCTACTTGAGGTTGCTGGTAGTTCTAAAGACTTGAGAAATCTATGCCCTTCAGCAGATGCTGTTTTGGAGGATCAGGTTCCAGAAGCTTACAAGATGAATCCTCAATGTTCTGATTTGCCTCAAATGCAACACATGGATACCCTTAATAAAACTATGACACCTTTTGCAGTTAGAAAAGAGGTGAACAGTGTGACCATTAAGGCAACATATAAAGAAGATATCATCAGGTTTAAGATCTCTATGGACTGTGGTATTGTGGAATTGAAAGAGGAAATTGCCAAAAGATTGAAACTAGAGGTGGGAACATTTCATAACAAGTATCTGGATGATGATCATGAATGGGTTTTGATAGCCTGTGATGCAGACCTACAGGAGTGCATAGACATCTCAAGATCATCAGGCGGCAACATAATCAGGCTTGTGGTGCATGATATACTGCCCATTCTTGGAAGCTCTTGTGAGAGCTCAAGAGATTGGAAAGGTTGTATATAG
- the LOC114390855 gene encoding protein NLP7-like isoform X1 — translation MSESKEENPDLLLKSKAQEEHGFVMDFGIGLEILWPLDHISLVSNPMPPFLFSTISEQPFSPVWAFSDAEDERQIRIAASGNTNTTTENPIENDDNKKTVPPLVAMTASENPDGYCLIKERMTQALRHFKELTEQNVLAQVWAPVRNGNRYALTTSGQPFVLDPHSNGLHQYRTASLMYMFSVDGENDEILGLPGRVFQHKIPEWTPNVQFYSSKEYQRLNHAQHYNVRGTLALPVFELAGQSCVAVVELIMTSQKINYAPEVDKICKALETVKLRSSEILEHPYNQICNEYRQYALAEILEILTAVCETHSLPLAQTWVPCKHRSVLAHGGGLKKICSSFNGCCMGQVCMSITEVAFYVIDAHKWGFHEACVEHHLQQGQGVAGRAFLSHNMCFCGNNTQFCKTEYPLVHYALMFHLNSCFAVCLQSSHTGNDDYVLEFFLPPGITDFNEQKRLLGSILATMKPHFQSLKIASGVELEGNASIEIIDARNERVHLRFESIPITQSSKSPPRHTSPNMGEGLPLEPSEPKIMAYFDGINDGGSLGDNAGGHIDQNTSLEIKTKKKPSDRKRGKAEISISLNVLQHYFTGSLKDAAKSLGVCPTTMKRICRQHGISRWPSRKIKKVNHSLSKLKCVIESVHGAEGAFGLNSLSTGSLPIAAGSFSDPFTSNKFHRQTTLTIRPSEPKINENDFDASGASETKRQVAMEDQFLGLEARTRSPEKVINDKGVSIQEIGTKGTNKFRTGSGSSGSGNPTHASCHGSPPNEFSPPKDTFVTGNSEQCLVLRGSLGSTTLHSTSTPNRATAYPMLHIVETTEPQEPFGGQLLEVAGSSKDLRNLCPSADAVLEDQVPEAYKMNPQCSDLPQMQHMDTLNKTMTPFAVRKEVNSVTIKATYKEDIIRFKISMDCGIVELKEEIAKRLKLEVGTFHNKYLDDDHEWVLIACDADLQECIDISRSSGGNIIRLVVHDILPILGSSCESSRDWKGCI, via the exons ATGTCAGAATCCAAGGAAGAAAATCCTGACCTTCTTCTCAAGTCAAAGGCACAGGAGGAACATGGGTTTGTCATGGATTTTGGCATTGGCCTGGAAATTCTGTGGCCCTTGGATCATATATCTTTGGTCTCTAACCCCATGcctccttttctcttttccaCTATCTCTGAACAACCTTTTTCTCCTGTCTGGGCTTTTTCTGATGCTGAAGATGAGAGGCAAATCAGGATTGCAGCTTCAG GTAATACAAATACAACAACTGAAAATCCAATTgaaaatgatgacaacaaaaaaacTGTGCCACCCCTTGTAGCCATGACAGCTTCAGAAAATCCAGATGGTTATTGTCtgatcaaggaaagaatgacacAAGCGCTTCGCCACTTCAAAGAGTTGACTGAACAGAATGTTCTTGCTCAGGTTTGGGCACCTGTGAGGAATGGAAATCGGTATGCACTTACAACTTCAGGCCAACCATTTGTTCTTGATCCACATAGTAATGGACTCCATCAGTATAGAACAGCTTCCCTGATGTATATGTTCTCTGTGGATGGAGAGAATGATGAGATCCTGGGACTTCCCGGCCGAGTTTTTCAGCATAAAATTCCAGAATGGACTCCCAATGTTCAGTTTTATTCTAGTAAAGAGTATCAGCGCCTAAATCACGCTCAACATTACAATGTCCGCGGAACCTTGGCCCTGCCTGTGTTTGAGCTTGCAGGACAGTCATGTGTGGCTGTAGTGGAGCTGATAATGACTTCACAGAAGATTAACTATGCTCCTGAGGTTGATAAAATCTGCAAAGCCCTTGAG ACAGTAAAGTTGAGGAGTTCAGAAATTTTGGAGCATCCATACAATCAG ATTTGTAATGAATACCGTCAGTACGCATTAGCCGAGATTTTGGAGATACTGACAGCTGTGTGTGAAACTCATAGTTTGCCTCTGGCACAAACATGGGTTCCATGTAAGCATCGGAGTGTCTTGGCACATGGTGGCGGTCTTAAGAAAATTTGCTCAAGTTTTAATGGTTGTTGCATGGGGCAAGTTTGCATGTCTATAACTGAGGTAGCATTCTATGTAATAGATGCTCATAAATGGGGTTTCCATGAGGCCTGTGTTGAGCATCACCTACAACAAGGTCAAGGAGTTGCTGGGAGGGCATTTTTGTCCCACAACATGTGCTTCTGTGGAAACAATACCCAGTTCTGCAAAACCGAATATCCCTTAGTACATTATGCTCTCATGTTTCATTTAAACAGCTGTTTTGCAGTATGCTTACAAAGCTCTCATACAGGAAATGATGATTATGTACTAGAGTTTTTTCTGCCTCCTGGGATCACTGACtttaatgaacaaaaaagatTGCTGGGATCCATATTGGCAACAATGAAGCCACATTTTCAGAGTCTTAAGATTGCTTCTGGTGTTGAACTTGAGGGGAATGCTTCAATTGAAATTATAGACGCAAGAAATGAAAGAGTTCATTTGAGATTTGAGTCCATTCCAATTACACAATCTTCTAAGTCACCACCTAGACATACCTCACCAAATATGGGGGAGGGGCTGCCACTGGAGCCATCAGAACCGAAAATAATGGCATACTTTGATGGTATAAATGATGGAGGGAGTCTTGGTGATAATGCAGGCGGACACATTGATCAGAACACTTCCTTAGAGatcaaaaccaaaaagaaaccCTCAGATAGAAAACGTGGAAAAGCTGAGATATCAATTAGTCTTAATGTTTTGCAACATTACTTCACAGGAAGCCTTAAGGATGCTGCAAAGAGCCTTGGTG TTTGCCCTACTACAATGAAGCGCATCTGTAGGCAGCATGGGATATCACGTTGGCCATCTCGAAAGATAAAAAAGGTTAACCATTCCCTGTCCAAGCTCAAGTGTGTTATTGAATCGGTCCATGGTGCTGAAGGAGCATTTGGTTTGAATTCTCTAAGTACTGGTTCACTTCCCATTGCTGCTGGTTCCTTTTCTGACCCTTTCACTTCAAACAAGTTCCACCGCCAAACCACCTTGACCATTAGGCCATCAGAACCTAAGATCAACGAAAATGATTTTGATGCTTCTGGAGCATCAGAAACAAAAAGACAGGTTGCGATGGAAGATCAATTCCTTGGACTTGAAGCAAGGACACGAAGTCCTGAGAAAGTGATTAATGATAAAGGAGTGTCCATTCAGGAGATTGGCACTAAAGGCACAAACAAGTTTAGAACTGGGAGTGGCTCAAGTGGCAGTGGAAATCCTACTCATGCTTCATGCCATGGTAGTCCCCCAAATGAATTCTCACCTCCAAAAGATACATTTGTAACAGGCAACAGTGAGCAATGTCTTGTGTTAAGAGGATCACTGGGGTCAACAACACTGCACTCAACTAGTACACCAAACCGTGCAACTGCATACCCTATGCTTCACATTGTGGAAACAACAGAACCTCAAGAACCATTTGGAGGACAGCTACTTGAGGTTGCTGGTAGTTCTAAAGACTTGAGAAATCTATGCCCTTCAGCAGATGCTGTTTTGGAGGATCAGGTTCCAGAAGCTTACAAGATGAATCCTCAATGTTCTGATTTGCCTCAAATGCAACACATGGATACCCTTAATAAAACTATGACACCTTTTGCAGTTAGAAAAGAGGTGAACAGTGTGACCATTAAGGCAACATATAAAGAAGATATCATCAGGTTTAAGATCTCTATGGACTGTGGTATTGTGGAATTGAAAGAGGAAATTGCCAAAAGATTGAAACTAGAGGTGGGAACATTTCATAACAAGTATCTGGATGATGATCATGAATGGGTTTTGATAGCCTGTGATGCAGACCTACAGGAGTGCATAGACATCTCAAGATCATCAGGCGGCAACATAATCAGGCTTGTGGTGCATGATATACTGCCCATTCTTGGAAGCTCTTGTGAGAGCTCAAGAGATTGGAAAGGTTGTATATAG